In Achromobacter pestifer, the DNA window TGCTGAGGCAAGACCACGAATCCAGGCGCGCGGCTATCGCCGCGCCCGCTCATCAGGAGAATCAGGCATGAATCGGAAAGTATGGGTGGCAGGGGTCGGCATGATTCCTTTCAGCAAGCCCGGCGCCAGCGAGGCATACACCGTGATGGGCGCGAACGCCGTGCGCCAAGCCTTGCGTGACGCGGGACTGCAGTACGAAGCGGTCCAGCAAGCCTACGCGGGCTACGTCTACGGCGATTCGACCGCCGGCCAGGCCGTGGTCTACGGCGTGGGCTTGAGCGGCATCCCGGTGTTCAACGTCAACAACAATTGCGCCAGCGGTTCGTCAGCCTTGTTCCTGGCGCGCCAGGCGGTGGAAAGCGGCGCGGTGGAGTGCGCGCTGGCGGTAGGCTTCGAACAGATGGTGCCTGGAGCGCTGAAAGGCGTGTACGAGGACCGTCCATCGCCCTTGCAGGATTTTGTCTCGGCGATGAGCGAAATGCAGGGCTATGACACGGCCAAGCCGCGCGCCGCCCAGTTCTTCGGCGGCGCGGGCCGCGACTACATGAAGGAGCACGGCATCGGCGCCGACCTCTTCGCCCGCATCGCGGTCAAGGCGCGCCAGCATGCCGCGCGCAATCCCTACGCGGTGTTCCGCCAGCCAGTCACGCTGGACGAGGTGCTG includes these proteins:
- a CDS encoding lipid-transfer protein, producing MNRKVWVAGVGMIPFSKPGASEAYTVMGANAVRQALRDAGLQYEAVQQAYAGYVYGDSTAGQAVVYGVGLSGIPVFNVNNNCASGSSALFLARQAVESGAVECALAVGFEQMVPGALKGVYEDRPSPLQDFVSAMSEMQGYDTAKPRAAQFFGGAGRDYMKEHGIGADLFARIAVKARQHAARNPYAVFRQPVTLDEVLAAPMIFDPLTRLQCCPPTCGAAAAILCSDEFARRHGLAPAVSIAAQAMTTDMPSTFGAGDMRRVVGFDMTRAAADQVYEAAGIGPDDVDVVELHDCFTANELITYEGLRLTPEGGAEKFILEGDNTYGGKVVTNPSGGLLSKGHPLGATGLAQCAELVWQLRGQADLRQVEGARLALQHNLGLGGACVVTLYQAA